A stretch of DNA from Nitrososphaerota archaeon:
TACCTCTGCATCAATCGAACCAAGCTCAATTTCGGATATGATCATATATGCAGTAGTTGCAGTCGCGATACTCTTATTAGTTACTACAATCATTTTCTTTTTGAGAGGGCGTCGTTAGGTTGATCAAGAAGAAGATTCTGATCGTATCCGCGACCTTACTGGTCCTAATCATAGGCGTAAGTTTCTCAGTCTACGCAACAAGCGGCTCAGGTAGACAGGTCTCAGTCGCCCGCCTGCCAAATGCTCCAGAATATGTCTGTGCAGAGGGCATGCCTCAATCCACTTGTGCTCAGCTAAAGCTTACATGTGGCAACGGTGTAATTGATCCAGGTGAAGACTGTAACAACTGTGCCTTTGATGCAGGATGCGCATCAGGACTGGTCTGCGGAAACATAAGCGGTGGTCAAGAGTATACTTGCCATTATCCGGCAGGTTTATGTCTAGCAGGACCAGCAGGGTAAAGCGTGATAATTCAATGATGTTGAAGAAGCTTGGCGTACCCGTAGTAGTAGCTATCTTCGTTCTCTCCTCAATTACAGCATGGGGACTGGCACCAGGTAACCCGGACATTTACGTTCAATCAGCGCCAGCGTCACAAGATGTTGCTGCAGGCGGATCTGCCGTTTTCACCATTTCCATTATCTCACAGGAAGGCTTTGAAGATCAAGTCCAACTGAGTGTAACCAATCCTCCAGCAGGAGTAAAGGTTACCTTCGACCCGAATCCAGTTAATGTCCCCGCATACGCTCAAGGCGATGTAAAAATGACCGTGGCAGCCGATTCCAGCGCAACAGCAGGAGCCGTAAAACTATCAGTAGTTAGTCAGGGTGTCACAAAGAAAGATATCAAACAGACAACTCAAGTAACTGTCAACATAGGTAGCGGCGGCGGTGGACAACCCGTCAAAACTAGCACATCCACAACTTCAACCAGTAGCACAACCAGCACCACCTCTACAACCGTTGCGAATGCTACAAACCCTGTATCAACAACCACTGTGCTCAGCACCACCTCAGTGGTAAGCACTGTAACACAGACAACAACCGAGGTAATTACCACCAGAACCTCCGCAATTAACACAAAGACAACAGTAAGCGGCTTCGCTCAGGCCTCAGATCTTACGCTGCCCGTGGCTGCGTTAGTCATCGTTGTGGCTCTGCTAGCTGTCGCAGCATTCGCGCTTCGCAGGCGCTAATCGCTAAGGGTCTACCCGAACGCTCAGGACGGATACTCTCTACATCGGAGAATATCTGTCCCCAAATATTTTACAAAACTTTCTGATTAATATCCAATGAGAAGTCGTCAGAAGCGCATCGTTTAATGAGGTAAGCTTATACCTGTCTGCATTAGTCATGTTGGAAAGTGCATGTCAAGTATTAACCGCCTTCGCGACCAAGTGACGCCTGATAACTGTCGCAAAGTATTTGTGTGCTGCTTTATTACAATTCTCTCATTGGGCACCTTGCTGCCAGCATTAGCATACGCTGCCCCGCAATCTACCTCCGAGAAGGATTGGCAGTATGTTAATGCTAATAGTTGGGCCTGGAATTACAGTCCAGAAACCCAGATCAACAAGAACAATGTTGATCAACTTGAAGTAAAATGGGTCTTCCCGATCCAGGGTATTGCTACCGCCCCCAAGGCGCTACAGTCTCTAAAGCTGCCTGAGGGTTCGACAACACCCCCGATTGTAGTTAATGGAAAGGTTTTCGTTACTACGCAGTACCAACGGACTTATGCTATTGACGCCAAGACCGGAAAACAAGTGTGGGTTCACGACTACGTTATTAATACAAGTGACGTTGAGCGTCGACTCCCTATTAGCTTCGACGGTTTTCTTCCAGGCTTCGGTGTTCTAATCACTCACATGCACGGTATCAGATACTGGGAGGGCGGAAACTCCCTACTAATATCGGGCCTAGCATGCGATTTCTACGGTGTGGACATCAACACGGGTCAAACCTCCTTCTGGGTAAAAGATCTGTGCAAGGACGTACCTGGCAACCTGTACAAGATGAGACAAGGCGCAGTAAGCCAAACCAACATTGGAACCTATGACAAAGGGCATCAGTTCATAGCGGTTCTTCCTGGCGCTATGCACAGCTACACATACGGCGGAGACTTCCGCCATACTACAATCGGAATTGATATGACCACTCATAACACCGTCTGGCGCGTTTTCAGCTACCCCCCACAAGACAAGCCCACTAAAGACTGGGCTACACAGGAGTGCAGTGTAGGTTTCTTTGGAAACATTCCATGCAGTGAAGTAGCTGCAAAAGCTCCTGGGAACCTTGAGTGGGACTGGGCTCAGCCTGATCAGACACCAAGTATCTTTGGAGGAGTTACAGCTAACTGGGGTCAAATCGTAGTTGATGAAGACTCTGGCATCATTTACACCCAAACAGGCAACCAAGGACCATACACATACGTCGGTGCTACACCAGGACCAAGGCTCTACGGCAGCACAATAATGGCTATCAACGCAAACACAGGCAAGCGCTTCTGGTGGCTGCAGCCGTTCCCACGTGATCCATACGACTATGACTGCAACTGGAGCGGAGTATTAGCGGACGTTAACGGCCTAGGCAAGGTCTACATGAAGGGATGCAAGGAAGGACGATTGTTCGTTATTGACGCACAGACCGGTAGGCCAGATTATACAGTTGATTTAATTAATGAACAGTACCAGTGGGGTCAGATCACCAAGGCCGGAACACTTGAGCCGAAACAGGGGGGAGTCAAATACCACCTGAACGACCCATTCAACCACTATGACATGAGGGAGATGAAATCACCTGATAACAGCACCTATTGCGGTCGACCCTGTGTAGTATATCCAGCTTGGAGCAACGGTCTATTCGCAACAGACATGACTTACGATCCTGAGACACATACACTGTTCCATTATGCTGCGGCGCTTCAAACAAAGATTGTAGATTCGCCGTCGGCTGAGCTAGGCAAATCGGTCAGCATCACGCAAGGTTATCCTATCAGTAACACAACAATAGTAGCTAGAGACGCGGCTACAGGTAAAGTGAAATGGACTTACTTCTACAAGGCAGGTCAACAACGTTCACACTTGGTAGTAACACCTGATATCGTCTTCTCTGCCTTCACGGACGGTTTTCTTAGGTTCCTCGATAAAGACACCGGCAAGGAGCTTTACAAGATGAACCTCGCCTCGGATCTCAGGATAGGTGTTACTACGGGTCAAGACTCAGACGGCAACCAAGAGATATTCACAGTAGCCGGAATAACAAGCAGCTGGGGATCAAAGAACCCCGGCGTCGTAATAGCAGTCGGTCTCTCAGACAGGGCCGCAGCCGAAGCCCGAACAACTATGCTCACAACAACTCAAAGCACAACGTCCACCACCACTTCAACCACTACTAGAACCAGCACCTCAGCCGTCATAATTACCACCACAGCTGCGCAACCCGAGGCTACATCATCTTGGCCAACTTTGAACCTACCCTTCACGGTAACCTATGGAGCGGCAGCGACAGCTATTACCGCAGTTGCCATGATTGTAATATTGATGTTGAGAAAACGAGGCTAAAATCTGTCTAGTTTCCCTCTTTTTCTTCCTTATTTAGTTGCTGGTTGCGATAGGTTCTAGTCTTGACTGCCTGAAAATGTATAAGTATAACTGATTTGTGGGTGACTTAGAAATGAGGGCCACTCTGCACGTAGCATTAATTATGACGTTATCATCGCTTCTTATTTTCAGCAACCTTGCATCAGCGCTTGAGTCATGCTACCATCCGACCGGATGGTTTGCCTCTGAAGTAATGCTCGATAAGCCCGGAGTGACATATGATGTTTCACGGATTCAATCGGCTGCGAACGTCTCAGTGGTTCGATCCTCCATTCTATATCGTTCACATTACGATGATAGGGTGGCTGTTATCCTTACGCCTCTCGAAATCTTTCAAGAGAAGGGTCTAGACATGAGGCTACAGCTGCCCACTAGAAACGTTTCGACTACCATTCAGTCGATCATCTACGGTGAGAACACAACCATTCGCGTAGCCGATCTTGAATTAATGGGCGGGAAAACCATAAACTGGATACTCAATCTGGACTACCGCCCTGATCCTTCAGGAGGACCACCTGTCCAAGTTGCTAACATTACCAAAGACAATCTGAAGCTTTCCATAATACCGCTTGTGAACGAGACTCTACCCGGTGCGTATATCGGTATAGAGGTTACCAATACAACGGCTTTAAGCCAGCAGGATAGGACTGATTTTGCAAAGATATTTGACGCAATAGGTTATCCTCAAAGCTTTGACACCTTCATCAAAGGTAAGCAGTTCAAAGTCATCAGCACCACCACTTACGACTTAGCTACCGCTCTTGAAAAGAACTGGGGAGAAACTGAATGGGGTGACGCAATGAAGACTGAGATCAAGTGGTTAATCAAGAACCATGTTATCAATGGGCTGGAAGACAAAGACATTGACACCCTATCTGCACTGGCTCCCTATGCCTGGGGTGAACATAACTTCAAGGCCCGATGGTACAACAACGGATGGGTACTCGGTGTTACTGATGAGATGGTTCAAGCAAACTACACTAAAGAATACACTGGGCCAGCTAACTGCCAAGGATTCCAGTCCAGCAGCCTACCCCCCAACAAGCTAGTGGACTTTAACACCGGCATACAACTTCAAGATGTGTTCCTTGGACAAGGCTTCACCAGTGCAGCAATACGAGCGGCAATCATAGGCGGCGCAATAATCGCGGTAGCCATTCTGTTCATTAGACGCAGAAGAAAGGGTAGATATAGCGACGGATAAACTAAAAACAAAGTCGAACAATTAGTAGTCTCGCAGTAAGAGATAAGCCAAAAATTAGGTAAGAAAGAGGTGTAGGATAGGGTCTAAAAAAGCCCTATTCCTCGCCGCTGTCTTCTTCTTTTTCTAGATCTAGTTCTGAGACCTGTTCCCTTTCTCTTTCAGAAGGTGGGATGTAGCTGAAAGTCCTATAACCGAGGTAGACTATAGCGATACCGAGGACTGCTACTCCCAGCTTTTGGAAGGGAGTCGAACCGGTGGCTACCCCTAATTCCTCTGGGCCCTGTTGGATTCGGTAAGAGTACTCTTGCATTGTAGTTGCGAAGGCTATAACTGCGATACCAACTATTGCTAGAATTATCCCTAGAACTCTAAGCTGCTTTCTCCGGGGCGATAACGGTTGCTTTGACAATACGCTTCAATAATGGTTTTTCTGGGCCTTTATATATATTTTACCGGTATTGAACCTATCTCAATACTTGGTT
This window harbors:
- a CDS encoding PQQ-binding-like beta-propeller repeat protein: MGTLLPALAYAAPQSTSEKDWQYVNANSWAWNYSPETQINKNNVDQLEVKWVFPIQGIATAPKALQSLKLPEGSTTPPIVVNGKVFVTTQYQRTYAIDAKTGKQVWVHDYVINTSDVERRLPISFDGFLPGFGVLITHMHGIRYWEGGNSLLISGLACDFYGVDINTGQTSFWVKDLCKDVPGNLYKMRQGAVSQTNIGTYDKGHQFIAVLPGAMHSYTYGGDFRHTTIGIDMTTHNTVWRVFSYPPQDKPTKDWATQECSVGFFGNIPCSEVAAKAPGNLEWDWAQPDQTPSIFGGVTANWGQIVVDEDSGIIYTQTGNQGPYTYVGATPGPRLYGSTIMAINANTGKRFWWLQPFPRDPYDYDCNWSGVLADVNGLGKVYMKGCKEGRLFVIDAQTGRPDYTVDLINEQYQWGQITKAGTLEPKQGGVKYHLNDPFNHYDMREMKSPDNSTYCGRPCVVYPAWSNGLFATDMTYDPETHTLFHYAAALQTKIVDSPSAELGKSVSITQGYPISNTTIVARDAATGKVKWTYFYKAGQQRSHLVVTPDIVFSAFTDGFLRFLDKDTGKELYKMNLASDLRIGVTTGQDSDGNQEIFTVAGITSSWGSKNPGVVIAVGLSDRAAAEARTTMLTTTQSTTSTTTSTTTRTSTSAVIITTTAAQPEATSSWPTLNLPFTVTYGAAATAITAVAMIVILMLRKRG